The following proteins come from a genomic window of Leopardus geoffroyi isolate Oge1 chromosome A3, O.geoffroyi_Oge1_pat1.0, whole genome shotgun sequence:
- the ELMOD3 gene encoding ELMO domain-containing protein 3 has product MNENSCSFHEKELRDGQVESVCTVCPPPYDKENSVLQAFRGIPISELKNHGILRALTAEANGWEPGAVSVEVLRAQEEWEAVDNIRTETGQASSDQPGQLISFNEALQHFQTVDLSSFKKRIQPTIRRTGLAALRHCLFGPPKLHQGLREERDLVLTIAQCGLDNQDPMHGRVLQTIYKKLTGSKFDCALYGDHWEDLGFQGANPATDLRGAGFLALLHLLYLVMDSKTLLMAQEIFRLSRHHIQQFPFCLMSVNITRIAIQALREECLSRECNRQQKVIPVVNSFYAATFLRLAHVWRTQQKTIADSGFVLKDLEVLAKKSPRRLLKTLEIYLAGVSKGQASLLGTQKCCGPQASHSKDLTFTGVCDLPPHSSKGTRLI; this is encoded by the exons ATGAATGAAAACTCTTGCTCTTTCCATGAGAAAGAATTAAGAGATGGACAG GTTGAAAGTGTGTGTACTGTGTGTCCTCCACCATATGACAAGGAAAACAGTGTTCTTCAGGCTTTCAGAGGAATTCCT ATCTCAGAGTTGAAGAACCATGGCATCCTCCGGGCCCTGACCGCAGAAGCGAATGGATGGGAGCCAGGTG CTGTGAGTGTGGAGGTGCTCAGAGCCCAAGAAGAATGGGAAGCTGTGGACAACATCCGGACAGAGACAG GTCAGGCCAGCTCAGACCAGCCTGGGCAGCTAATCTCCTTCAATGAAGCCCTGCAGCATTTCCAGACTGTGGACCTCTCTTCCTTCAAG AAAAGAATTCAGCCAACTATTCGAAGGACTGGGCTCGCTGCCCTCCGGCACTGCCTCTTCGGGCCTCCAAAGCTCCACCAGGGCCTCCGTGAAGAAAGGGACTTGGTCCTGACCATTGCTCAGT GTGGCCTGGATAACCAAGACCCAATGCATGGCCGAGTCCTCCAGACCATCTATAAGAAGCTGACTGGCTCCAAGTTTGACTGTGCCCTCTACGGAGACCACTGGGAAGATCTGGGCTTTCAGG GAGCGAATCCAGCCACAGACCTGAGAGGAGCAGGCTTCCTTGCCCTCTTGCACCTGCTGTACCTGGTGATGGACTCGAAGACTTTGCTGATGGCCCAGGAGATTTTCCGCCTGTCTCGTCACCATATCCAG CAATTCCCCTTCTGTTTGATGTCCGTGAATATCACCcgcatcgcaatccaggccttaAGGGAGGAATGTCTCTCCAG GGAGTGTAACCGGCAGCAAAAGGTGATCCCGGTGGTGAACAGCTTCTACGCCGCCACCTTCCTCCGCCTCGCACACGTTTGGAGGACTCAGCAGAAGACCATCGCAGACTCCGGCTTTGTCCTCAAAG ACTTGGAGGTGTTGGCCAAGAAGAGCCCGAGGCGGCTGCTCAAGACCCTGGAAATCTACCTGGCTGGAGTGTCAAAGGGACAGGCCTCATTGTTGGGAACACAGAAGTGCTGTGGGCCACAAGCCTCTCACTCCAAGGATCTCACCTTCACAGGCGTGTGTGACCTGCCACCACATTCATCCAAAGGCACGCGGCTGATCTGA
- the CAPG gene encoding macrophage-capping protein isoform X1, translated as MYTHLPQSGSPFPASVQDPGLHVWRVEKLKPVPVARENQGIFFSGDSYLVLHNGPEELSHLHLWIGQQSSRDEQGACAVLAVHLNTLLGERPVQHREVQGNESDLFMSYFPRGLKYQEGGVESAFHKTSPGATPAAIKKLYQVKGKKNIRATERPLSWDSFNTGDCFILDLGQNIFAWCGGKSNILERNKARDLALAIRDSERQGKAQVEIVTDGEEPAEMIQVLGPKPALKEGNPEEDLTADRTNAQAAALYKVSDATGQMNLTKVADSSPFALELLLSDDCFVLDNGLCGKIYIWKGRKANEKERQAALQVAEDFISRMRYAPNTQVEILPQGRESPIFKQFFKDWK; from the exons ATGTATACGCACCTCCCCCAGAG CGGCTCTCCGTTCCCAGCCTCGGTGCAGGATCCCGGCCTGCACGTATGGCGGGTGGAGAAGCTGAAGCCAGTGCCGGTGGCACGTGAGAATCAGGGCATCTTCTTCTCGGGGGACTCCTACCTAGTGCTGCACAACGGCCCGGAGGAGCTCTCCCACCTGCACCTGTGGATAG gccAGCAGTCATCCCGGGATGAGCAGGGGGCCTGTGCCGTGCTAGCCGTGCATCTCAACACCCTGCTCGGGGAGCGACCCGTGCAGCACCGAGAGGTGCAGGGCAACGAGTCCGACCTCTTCATGAGCTACTTCCCGCGTGGCCTCAAGTACCAG GAAGGTGGAGTGGAGTCAGCGTTTCACAAGACCTCTCCGGGGGCCACTCCAGCTGCCATCAAGAAACTGTACCAGGTGAAGGGGAAGAAGAACATCCGTGCCACCGAGCGGCCGCTGAGCTGGGACAGCTTCAACACCGGGGACTGCTTCATCCTGGACTTGGGCCAG AACATCTTCGCCTGGTGTGGTGGAAAATCCAACATCCTGGAGCGCAATAAGGCACGAGACCTGGCCCTGGCCATCAGGGACAGTGAGCGACAGGGCAAAGCCCAGGTGGAGATTGTCACTGATGGGGAAGAGCCTGCTGAGATGATCCAG GTCCTGGGCCCCAAGCCTGCTCTGAAGGAGGGGAACCCTGAGGAAGACCTGACAGCTGACCGGACAAACGCCCAGGCCGCGGCTCTGTATAAG GTCTCCGACGCCACTGGACAGATGAACCTGACCAAGGTGGCCGACTCCAGTCCCTTTGCCCTCGAGCTGCTGCTGTCTGATGACTGCTTCGTGCTGGACAATGGGCTCTGTGGCAAGATCTACATTTGGAAGG GGCGAAAAGCTAACGAGAAGGAGCGGCAGGCAGCTCTCCAGGTGGCGGAGGACTTCATCTCTCGCATGCGTTATGCCCCCAACACTCAG GTGGAGATTCTGCCCCAGGGCCGCGAGAGTCCCATCTTCAAGCAATTCTTCAAGGACTGGAAATGA